Proteins encoded within one genomic window of Paenarthrobacter sp. JL.01a:
- a CDS encoding isoprenyl transferase, with protein MALGKKSKTTATRTTPVQAPYTHPSGAVPPNIPSELIPQHVAIVMDGNGRWANQRGLPRIEGHKAGEPALLDVMAGAIELGIKYVSVYAFSTENWRRSPEEVRFLMGFNKDVLRRQRNQLDDWGVRIRWAGRRPRLWGSVIKELEEAEEYTRANDTCTLTMCVNYGGRAEIADAVSAIAEDVAAGRLKPGSVSEKTIQKYLDEPDLPDVDLFLRSSGEQRLSNFLLWQSAYAEFVFLDTLWPDVDRRTLWDAVEIYAKRDRRYGGAVDAAPVTN; from the coding sequence GTGGCACTTGGAAAGAAGAGCAAGACGACGGCGACCCGGACTACCCCGGTACAGGCGCCTTATACGCATCCTTCCGGAGCGGTTCCGCCAAATATTCCGAGTGAACTCATCCCGCAACACGTCGCCATTGTCATGGATGGCAACGGACGATGGGCCAATCAGCGCGGATTGCCCCGGATCGAGGGACACAAGGCCGGAGAGCCCGCGCTTCTGGACGTCATGGCGGGAGCCATCGAGCTGGGGATCAAGTACGTCAGCGTCTACGCATTTTCAACCGAAAACTGGCGCCGCTCACCCGAAGAAGTCCGCTTTCTGATGGGATTTAACAAGGATGTGCTTCGTAGGCAGCGAAACCAGCTCGACGATTGGGGTGTCAGAATCCGCTGGGCCGGCCGCCGGCCCCGCCTTTGGGGCTCCGTCATCAAGGAGCTGGAAGAAGCCGAGGAGTACACCCGGGCCAATGACACCTGCACGTTGACCATGTGTGTTAATTACGGTGGGCGGGCTGAGATTGCGGACGCCGTCTCCGCCATTGCCGAAGACGTGGCGGCCGGCAGGCTCAAGCCAGGGTCCGTCAGCGAGAAGACCATCCAGAAGTATCTGGACGAGCCCGACCTCCCGGATGTCGACCTTTTCCTGCGAAGCTCGGGGGAGCAGCGACTCTCCAACTTCCTGCTGTGGCAGTCCGCCTACGCGGAGTTCGTGTTCCTGGATACCCTCTGGCCGGACGTTGACAGGCGCACCCTGTGGGACGCCGTCGAAATTTATGCCAAACGCGACAGGCGCTATGGAGGAGCCGTGGACGCGGCGCCCGTCACGAATTAG
- the leuA gene encoding 2-isopropylmalate synthase, translating to MRNAQKPSGMPIHRYVPFQDQITVEVPDRTWPDKVITKAPRWCAVDLRDGNQALIDPMSPARKLKMFQLLVKMGYKEIEVGFPSASQTDFDFVRQLIEGGHIPDDVTIQVLTQAREHLIERTYESLVGAKQAIVHLYNSTSVLQRRVVFNQDEDGILDIALQGARLCKKYEETLTDTHITYEYSPESFTGTELEYAARVCNAIADVFEASADKQVIINLPATVEMATPNVYADSIEWMHRNLHPRDGIIISLHPHNDRGTGVAAAELGYLAGADRIEGCLFGNGERTGNVDLVTLGLNMFVQGVDPMIDFSDIDEIRRTVEYCNQLPVPERSPYGGDLVFTAFSGSHQDAIKKGFEALEKDAAAAGKSVDDFTWQVPYLPIDPKDLGRSYEAVIRVNSQSGKGGVAYLLKNEHNLDLPRRAQIEFSGVIQRRTDAVGGEVSGSQLWQIFQDEYLPSDEEQAQWGRYTLGSVSTETDEAGAMTMNANLRIDGAEVRRTGHGNGPIAALLDILHQDGVDVRVLDYSEHALSEGGSASAAAYVECAVGERVLWGVGIDPSTTTSSLKALISAVNRAVRDAQA from the coding sequence ATGCGTAATGCACAAAAGCCCTCCGGTATGCCCATTCACCGCTATGTGCCGTTCCAGGACCAGATCACCGTTGAGGTCCCTGACCGTACCTGGCCGGACAAGGTCATCACCAAAGCTCCGCGTTGGTGTGCTGTTGACCTCCGGGATGGCAACCAGGCGTTGATCGATCCCATGAGCCCGGCCCGCAAGCTCAAGATGTTCCAGCTGCTGGTCAAGATGGGCTACAAGGAAATCGAGGTAGGGTTCCCCTCCGCATCACAGACCGACTTCGATTTTGTCCGTCAGCTGATCGAGGGCGGTCACATTCCCGACGACGTCACCATCCAGGTCCTGACCCAGGCGCGGGAACACCTGATCGAGCGGACCTATGAGTCCCTGGTCGGCGCCAAGCAGGCCATCGTCCACCTGTACAACTCCACATCGGTACTCCAGCGGCGTGTCGTCTTCAACCAGGACGAAGACGGAATCCTGGACATCGCACTGCAGGGCGCGCGCCTCTGCAAGAAGTATGAAGAAACGCTGACGGATACGCACATCACCTACGAATACTCGCCCGAGTCCTTCACGGGAACCGAGCTCGAGTACGCCGCGCGTGTATGCAACGCCATTGCCGACGTCTTTGAGGCATCAGCCGACAAGCAGGTCATCATCAATTTGCCGGCCACCGTGGAAATGGCTACCCCGAACGTTTACGCCGATTCCATCGAGTGGATGCACCGCAACCTGCACCCCCGCGACGGCATCATCATATCCCTGCACCCCCACAACGATCGTGGCACCGGAGTTGCAGCCGCTGAACTGGGCTACCTGGCTGGCGCGGACCGCATCGAGGGCTGCCTCTTCGGAAACGGCGAACGCACCGGCAACGTGGACCTGGTGACGCTCGGGCTGAACATGTTTGTCCAGGGCGTGGACCCCATGATCGACTTCTCGGATATTGATGAGATCCGCCGAACGGTGGAGTACTGCAACCAGCTGCCCGTTCCGGAGCGCTCACCCTATGGCGGTGACCTGGTCTTCACGGCATTCTCCGGTTCGCACCAAGACGCCATCAAGAAGGGCTTTGAGGCACTGGAGAAGGACGCCGCCGCTGCCGGGAAGTCCGTGGATGACTTCACCTGGCAGGTGCCTTACCTGCCGATCGACCCGAAGGACCTGGGGCGCAGCTACGAAGCCGTCATCCGGGTCAACTCCCAGTCCGGCAAGGGTGGCGTCGCGTACCTGCTGAAGAATGAGCACAACCTGGACTTGCCACGTCGGGCCCAGATTGAGTTCTCCGGCGTCATCCAGCGGCGGACGGACGCCGTCGGTGGCGAGGTCAGCGGATCCCAGCTGTGGCAGATCTTCCAGGACGAATACCTGCCTTCAGACGAGGAACAGGCCCAATGGGGCCGCTACACGCTGGGCAGCGTGAGCACCGAAACCGATGAAGCCGGTGCCATGACCATGAATGCGAACCTGCGGATTGATGGTGCCGAGGTGCGGCGCACCGGACACGGCAATGGACCGATTGCGGCGTTGCTGGACATTCTGCACCAGGACGGCGTCGACGTCCGGGTCCTCGACTACAGCGAGCACGCATTGTCCGAGGGCGGCAGCGCCAGCGCCGCCGCGTACGTCGAATGTGCCGTCGGAGAGCGTGTCCTGTGGGGAGTAGGGATTGACCCCAGCACCACGACGTCTTCGCTCAAGGCTTTGATTTCGGCTGTGAACCGGGCAGTACGCGACGCCCAAGCCTAG
- the recO gene encoding DNA repair protein RecO — translation MANPSFAARAYRDDAVVLRTHKLGEADRIITLLTKHHGQVRAVAKGVRRTSSRFGARLEPFMVADLQLVSGRTLDIVTQAVAKGAYGSSIAADYGRFTVAAAMTETAEKLTDADSESGTAQYNLLVGALAALSRSDHPPELILDSYLLRALATGGWAPSFTSCARCGRPGPHTAFAAPVGGMVCGDCRPPGSPAPAAETVVLLGALLTGDWAVADASDPRHRREAAGLVASYLQWHLERAVKSLKHVERS, via the coding sequence GTGGCCAATCCATCGTTTGCCGCCCGGGCCTATCGGGACGATGCCGTAGTGCTCCGTACCCACAAGCTGGGCGAGGCGGATCGCATCATTACCTTGCTCACGAAACACCATGGGCAAGTGCGTGCCGTCGCCAAAGGCGTCCGAAGGACGAGCAGCCGCTTCGGAGCCAGGCTCGAGCCCTTTATGGTGGCAGATCTGCAACTGGTGTCGGGCCGAACGCTGGACATTGTCACCCAGGCTGTGGCCAAGGGTGCCTATGGGAGCAGCATCGCCGCCGACTATGGCCGGTTCACGGTGGCTGCGGCCATGACCGAGACCGCTGAAAAGCTGACGGACGCCGATTCCGAATCAGGGACGGCGCAGTACAACCTCCTGGTGGGTGCGTTGGCAGCCCTGAGTCGCTCGGACCATCCGCCGGAACTGATCCTTGACTCCTATCTTCTGCGTGCGTTGGCCACAGGAGGATGGGCTCCCAGCTTTACCTCCTGTGCCCGGTGTGGCCGTCCTGGACCGCATACTGCCTTTGCCGCCCCGGTAGGCGGCATGGTTTGTGGGGACTGCAGGCCGCCCGGTTCACCGGCGCCTGCGGCCGAAACCGTCGTCCTGCTTGGAGCCTTGTTGACCGGCGACTGGGCTGTTGCGGACGCATCAGATCCACGGCACCGCCGTGAAGCCGCGGGCTTGGTGGCAAGTTACCTGCAATGGCATTTGGAACGTGCCGTGAAATCCCTCAAACATGTGGAGCGAAGCTGA
- a CDS encoding M13 family metallopeptidase gives MPQSGITLSNIDHSVRPQDDLYQHVNGAWLNSTTIPDDRPLEGTFTALRDGAELAVKAIIEEAAGKGEAATGIEQKVGGLYASFMDEASAEAKGLDPVRPRLEEVRAVQSAGELAGLIGRLFRSDVSGLFSIYPAPDAGNPERILLYIGQGGLGLPDESYYREDKFAGIVTAYSEYIERLFTLAGVPDAAQAAQRVVALETALASHHWDNVTLRDPQKTYNLKSAEEATALFPLLDTWFDAARVDAEKRREIVVSTPDFFTGAAGLMESEPLQTWKEWLTLRVLSSAAPYLSSAFVDTNFDFYGTTLSGTPQNKERWKRGVAVVEAALGEAVGQIYVERHFPAGHKARMETLVANLIEAYRESISSLEWMGEETKKEALKKLDAFRPKIGFPEKWIDYSAVEIDPNDLLGNVERAHDADVDRHLDEIGKPVDLTKWLMTPQTVNAYYHPMLNEIVFPAAILQPPFFTAEADDAVNYGGIGAVIGHEIGHGFDDQGSQFDGSGALRNWWTEDDRKAFEALTAKLVAQFDALSPYAAPDHKVNGKLTLGENIGDLGGLTIAYKAYLLSLDGKEPEVIDGFTGQQRFFMSWAAGWRQVIRTEEAIRRLATDPHSPNEFRTNAIARNLDAFHEAFGVGEADGMWAEPQERVSIW, from the coding sequence GTGCCACAGTCGGGGATCACTCTTTCGAATATCGACCACAGCGTCCGGCCCCAGGACGACCTTTATCAACACGTCAATGGCGCGTGGCTGAACAGCACCACGATTCCTGACGACAGGCCGTTGGAGGGGACGTTCACCGCCTTACGCGATGGAGCCGAACTCGCAGTGAAGGCAATCATCGAAGAAGCCGCCGGCAAGGGTGAAGCGGCCACGGGCATCGAGCAAAAAGTGGGCGGCCTTTACGCAAGCTTCATGGATGAGGCCTCGGCCGAGGCAAAGGGACTCGACCCTGTCCGGCCGCGACTTGAGGAGGTACGGGCGGTGCAGTCCGCCGGAGAGCTGGCAGGCCTGATTGGCCGGCTTTTCCGTTCGGATGTATCAGGGCTCTTTTCGATCTACCCCGCCCCGGATGCCGGCAACCCTGAACGCATCCTGCTGTACATCGGTCAAGGTGGCTTGGGCTTGCCTGATGAGTCCTACTACCGCGAGGACAAGTTCGCCGGCATCGTTACGGCGTACAGCGAGTACATCGAAAGACTGTTCACCCTCGCCGGTGTCCCCGACGCTGCGCAGGCTGCCCAGCGCGTGGTCGCGCTTGAGACGGCCTTGGCATCGCATCATTGGGACAACGTCACGCTCAGGGATCCCCAGAAGACGTACAACTTGAAGTCGGCGGAAGAGGCAACGGCGCTGTTTCCCTTGCTGGACACCTGGTTCGATGCGGCGCGCGTCGATGCGGAGAAGCGGCGGGAAATCGTTGTCAGCACACCCGACTTCTTCACCGGCGCTGCCGGCTTGATGGAATCCGAGCCCCTGCAGACGTGGAAGGAATGGCTGACACTTCGGGTACTCAGTTCGGCCGCCCCCTACTTGTCGTCCGCCTTCGTTGACACCAACTTCGATTTCTATGGCACAACCCTCAGCGGGACACCACAGAACAAGGAACGGTGGAAGCGCGGGGTCGCGGTCGTGGAAGCAGCACTTGGCGAGGCAGTTGGCCAGATCTACGTCGAACGGCACTTCCCCGCCGGTCACAAGGCCCGGATGGAGACCTTGGTAGCCAATCTGATCGAGGCCTACCGCGAAAGCATCTCGTCATTGGAGTGGATGGGCGAAGAGACCAAGAAGGAAGCCCTGAAGAAGTTGGACGCGTTTCGTCCCAAGATCGGCTTCCCGGAGAAATGGATTGACTACTCTGCCGTGGAAATCGACCCCAATGATCTTCTCGGCAACGTTGAGCGCGCCCATGACGCCGATGTGGACCGGCACCTGGATGAGATCGGCAAGCCCGTTGACCTGACGAAGTGGCTGATGACACCCCAGACCGTCAACGCCTACTACCACCCCATGTTGAACGAAATTGTGTTCCCGGCTGCCATCCTCCAACCGCCTTTCTTCACCGCTGAAGCGGACGACGCCGTGAATTACGGTGGGATCGGCGCAGTGATCGGACACGAGATTGGCCACGGCTTCGACGATCAGGGATCGCAGTTCGATGGCAGCGGCGCACTGCGTAACTGGTGGACCGAGGACGACCGAAAGGCCTTCGAAGCGCTCACTGCGAAACTCGTGGCCCAGTTCGACGCCCTTTCACCGTATGCCGCACCGGATCACAAAGTGAACGGCAAACTCACTCTCGGCGAGAACATCGGAGATCTTGGCGGACTGACCATTGCCTACAAGGCGTACCTGCTGAGCCTGGATGGTAAAGAACCGGAAGTTATTGACGGCTTTACCGGCCAGCAAAGGTTCTTCATGTCCTGGGCTGCCGGATGGCGTCAGGTTATCCGCACAGAGGAAGCCATCCGCAGGCTCGCCACAGACCCGCACTCCCCTAATGAGTTCCGCACCAACGCCATCGCCCGAAACCTCGATGCTTTCCATGAGGCCTTTGGCGTGGGCGAAGCTGACGGAATGTGGGCTGAGCCGCAGGAACGTGTCAGCATCTGGTAA
- a CDS encoding alpha/beta hydrolase — MEWTPDILGKDFQSCGFEAAGPDGVTRHATLVRHRTEGTSTPEDPASGRASFGAVLFLHGWSDYFFNTELARFWAEQGYDFYALDMHNHGRSLQSNTPGGYVADLRYYDAEIDRAMDLIRDDRSGYPDGTLTLMGHSTGGLVAALWASRHPGQVQFLILDSPWLEMHGNSLVRRAAHAMVAPLARFRPETVLRLPERGFYFRSISSSAEGEWVLDEKYRPPFAFPVRAGWLSAVFAGHSQVSRGLNLEIPVLVLTSAASANGLVWQESMRRSDAVLDVGIIALRAMALGRTVTLERIDGGLHDVFLSAPEVRKDAYERLARWISGFMRHGALEGQEERNT, encoded by the coding sequence ATGGAGTGGACCCCTGACATCCTTGGAAAGGACTTCCAGTCCTGCGGCTTCGAGGCGGCGGGGCCCGACGGGGTGACCCGCCACGCCACACTGGTCCGGCATCGGACTGAAGGGACTTCCACCCCGGAGGATCCAGCGTCCGGACGCGCGTCCTTCGGAGCCGTGCTCTTCCTCCATGGTTGGAGCGACTACTTCTTCAATACCGAGCTCGCCCGGTTCTGGGCCGAACAGGGATACGATTTCTACGCTTTGGACATGCACAACCACGGCCGGAGCCTGCAGTCCAATACTCCGGGCGGCTACGTAGCGGACTTGAGGTACTACGACGCCGAAATCGACAGAGCCATGGACCTCATTCGGGATGACCGCTCTGGCTACCCAGACGGCACGCTGACCTTGATGGGGCATTCAACCGGGGGCCTGGTTGCCGCGTTATGGGCCAGCCGCCATCCCGGCCAGGTCCAGTTCCTGATACTCGACAGTCCGTGGCTCGAAATGCACGGGAACTCACTGGTCCGTCGTGCCGCCCACGCCATGGTCGCACCTCTTGCCAGGTTTCGTCCGGAGACTGTCTTGCGGCTGCCGGAGAGAGGTTTCTACTTCCGCAGCATCAGCAGCAGCGCAGAGGGAGAATGGGTGCTCGATGAGAAGTACCGGCCTCCTTTTGCCTTCCCTGTGCGGGCGGGATGGTTGAGCGCCGTCTTTGCGGGCCATTCGCAGGTGTCCCGGGGGCTCAACCTGGAAATACCTGTGTTGGTTCTGACTTCAGCGGCCAGCGCCAACGGCTTGGTGTGGCAGGAATCCATGCGTCGCTCCGACGCGGTCCTGGATGTGGGCATCATCGCCCTGCGCGCCATGGCACTTGGAAGAACAGTGACCTTGGAACGGATTGATGGCGGCCTGCATGATGTCTTCCTCTCGGCACCAGAGGTACGGAAAGACGCCTATGAACGGCTCGCCCGCTGGATCAGCGGATTCATGCGCCATGGCGCTCTGGAAGGGCAAGAGGAAAGGAATACGTGA
- a CDS encoding alpha/beta hydrolase produces the protein MDLPLKDDDEGPVKATLVRHAPALEDTAPHGILDFLATFVKRRHRTPHEPDGAPKVVLYLHGWADYFLQTELAEYLTASGFLFYAVDLRKFGRSLLPGQTPGYTSDLSVYDEDLAAALREIERDVAARTSNHVPPTIHVIAHSLGGLIAALWANRNPGTVGTLVLNSPWLELQGSSLVRSIAMHLVEPFARTDPKRPFRFPEMPAYWESVSNEAHGEWMLDPVWRPRASFPIRAGWTKAVLAGHAAVERKLNIDAPVLVLLSGRTRIQADWTADLMRADAVIDVEETSRRALGLARRTAVFRYPGALHDIFLSRRTVRQQAYRDVAVWLAAYPY, from the coding sequence ATGGACCTGCCACTTAAGGACGACGACGAAGGTCCGGTCAAAGCAACGCTTGTGAGGCACGCTCCGGCTCTCGAGGACACAGCTCCGCACGGAATCCTCGATTTCCTGGCGACCTTCGTCAAACGCAGGCACCGCACACCGCACGAACCGGATGGGGCCCCCAAAGTCGTCCTCTATCTCCACGGCTGGGCCGATTACTTCCTGCAAACGGAACTCGCCGAATACCTCACCGCCTCAGGCTTTCTTTTCTACGCGGTGGACCTGCGCAAATTCGGCAGAAGCCTTCTCCCAGGACAAACACCGGGCTACACGTCCGACCTCAGCGTTTATGATGAGGATCTTGCCGCGGCCCTGAGGGAGATCGAACGGGACGTGGCAGCACGGACCAGCAATCATGTGCCTCCCACCATCCATGTGATTGCCCATTCCCTGGGTGGACTCATCGCCGCGCTATGGGCCAACCGCAACCCAGGCACAGTGGGCACCCTGGTCCTGAACTCCCCTTGGCTTGAGCTCCAGGGCAGCAGCTTGGTCCGCAGCATCGCCATGCACCTGGTGGAACCGTTCGCCCGCACAGATCCGAAGCGCCCCTTCAGGTTTCCGGAAATGCCCGCCTACTGGGAAAGCGTCAGCAATGAAGCGCATGGCGAATGGATGCTGGACCCAGTGTGGCGGCCACGGGCTTCATTTCCCATTCGAGCTGGTTGGACCAAGGCTGTCCTTGCCGGGCACGCCGCCGTTGAGCGCAAGTTGAACATTGATGCCCCTGTCCTGGTTCTGTTGTCGGGCCGCACCAGAATCCAAGCCGACTGGACGGCCGACCTGATGCGCGCTGATGCCGTCATCGACGTCGAAGAAACCTCCCGGCGCGCCCTTGGCTTGGCACGGCGAACCGCGGTCTTCCGTTACCCGGGCGCGCTCCATGACATCTTCCTGTCGCGCCGCACGGTCCGGCAGCAAGCGTACCGGGACGTCGCAGTGTGGCTCGCGGCTTATCCGTACTGA